ATTGGCGGGAAAATTGCAAGATGCAGCGGGTTTTATGCTCGGCACGTGTACAAATTGTGCATCAAAAGCTTTCCCAAAAGGGGATCACGTCCTTGCTGTCTGTGAACGAATGCTCGCCCCCTACGGAAAACCAACCGTCTATAATGTGCAAGCCGGACACGGTAATGATCAACTGACGCTTCCACTCGGCGCGTATGTCCATGTCAACGCGACCCATCAACAGATCGATATCCTTGAAAGCGCGGTGATTTAATGGTGATACAAGAAGCCGAACAGTTGCTTCCTTGGCTTTCCGAGGTCCGACGGGACTTTCATATGTATCCCGAGTTGGGAATGGATGAACATCGCACGATGGATAGGGTTTGTCATTACCTGGATGCCCTAAACATTCCGTATAAAAAAAATATAGCCAATACTGGCGTTGTAGGAGTTATTGAAGGCAACAACCCCGATGGGAAAACAATCGCGCTCAGGGCTGATATGGACGCACTTCCCATTCATGAGAAAAATGACGTTCCCTATCGCTCAAGACATGATGGCAAGATGCATGCCTGCGGCCATGATGCCCATATGACGATTTTACTCGGTGCTGCCTATATACTCACATCCACTCGCGACCGACTGCCTGGAAACGTAAAGTTGCTTTTCCAACCTGCCGAAGAAACCGTTGGCGGTGCCGCGCCGATGATCGAGGAAGGGGCGCTTGAACATCCTCAGGTTGAAGCGGTGCTCGGATTGCACGTGGCCCCTGAACTACCGGTCGGAAACGTCGGTGTTAGATACGGGCAAATGAATGCATCGTCAGACGCTCTCTCACTGACGGTAAACGGGAAGGGGGCACATGCTGCTTATCCTGCCGGCGGGAAAGATGCCATCATCATCGCTTCCCAAGTCATTTCTGCACTGCAAACCGTCGTGAGCCGCAACGTCGATGCCCGTGAAAGTGCGGTGGTTACGTTCGGTACAGTATCCGGCGGCACACAGCCTAATATCATTGCAGACCGTGTTCGTCTTCAAGGCACCATGCGGACACTGGATCCGAAAGTTCGTGCGGTCGTACTCGATCGTATCCAAGAAACTGTGAGGAATGTGGCGAAAGGATTGGGCGGCAGCGCTGAGCTTGCCATCGAACCGGGTTACACGGCACTCATTAATGACGATGAAATGGTCGATCTTGTGAAAGGGGTGGGCGTGGAGCTTCTCGGCAAGGATCGTGTGACAACGATTCCCAAACCAAGCCTCGGCGTCGAAGACTTCTCTTTTTTCGCCGAGGAGGTGCCCGGCGCTTTTTACCGATTAGGTGTCCGCAATGAAGCAAAGGGGATTGTCCACGGAGGGCATACGTCACGTTTTGACATCGACGAGCAGGCATTAGCGATAGGAGCCGCGATGCAAGCGGGGAATGTGTGGGGGTATCTTAATAACAGTCGTTCATGAATAGAGCGGGGCATCCAAGACTTAAGCTTGCATAGTTTTACCGATCGTCCGATGCCATTATTGACTACGTCGCTCCAATAATAGCGTAAGTTCGAGGGTTGGGGTCCATGTTTAGGCTGTTTTCCGACTCTCCTTGTATGGTGAGGACATTATTTCGTGCTTTGCCTGTTATTTCGTCCTCACCCGCACCCGGTGCGGACATTGTTTCACGCTTTACCTATTATTTTGTCCTCACTTATTAAAGTAGACGTCGATGACTTTGACGTCACAACCGATGAGTCGCGACTAATATTAGACTTATCCCCATTTTTTGGCGCCCTATGAATAGATCGTATCAATGACAAGCACGATCCCCCATATCATTGATACGAGTCACTTTCAAGTTTTTTTCGTAACTCGGAGCTTTTTGGCGCTCGGCCAAACATTTTATGCGTTCGCAAACCCTAATCTTGAGGACTCATTTGGATACTGAGCAATGCTATGAGTCCGCTAAAACCGATCTTGAGGACTCATTTGGATCCCGTGCAGCGCTATGAGTCCGCTAAACACAATCCTGAGGGCTCATTTGGATTCCAAGCATCGCTTAGAGTCCGCTAAAACCATTCCTGAGGACTCCGATGGATCCCGCGTAACACAAAGAGTCCTCAAAACCCAAAGAACAAATCTGATACTGAGCATTGGTACTCACTTTTCATGCAAGAGAGCTTTTATCCTTTGGAATCAATGTTTCGTGAATGATACTGTTGAACGCCGCTATACTTATGATTGCGTTCGAATTTGGGGGAAAATTTATTTTCGCCTTTCTCTCAGCCCTTGCATCACAAGACCTTTGGAACATCGCAATTACCTCGTTAAAAAAACCGCATTTTTCCACAGAAAATGCGATCCGTATCGTTACTTTGATCTACTGCTGTTCTTCAACCTCAAGCGAGTAATGACCATTTTTGTGCTGCATCCGAACCGGTGCGCGGCAGAATTCGGAAAGCTTCTCTGAAGTCAAAAGTTCGTCGGTTCTTCCGACGTCAAACACTTCTCCATTGCGGATTAAAAGCGTTTGCTTAAACACGGGCAGAATTTCATCGACTTGGTGTGTGACATAAATAATCGTCGTCTCCCGCCGTTCCGCGAGTTGTTCGACCGTATGCAACAACTGCGCTTTGGCGAAAAAATCGAGTCCGTTGCAAGGCTCATCCAGCAGAAGGATGTCGGGTTCGGCCATGAGCGCTCGTCCGATCAACATTCGTTGTTTTTCCCCTTGGGACATGTGAGCGTATGGTTGTTTTTCCAGGTAACCTACCCCCAAGTCATTCATTATTCCCTTTGCCTTCGCCATATCTTCATCTGCCGGATACTCGTGCAGACCAATCGACGCAAACTTCCCGCTCAACACGACTTCCAAGCCGATATTTTGCAGTTGATCATGCATTTTTTCAGAAAAAGAAAAACTGACCCACCCGATCTTTTTACGCAGTTCCTGCCACGGGTAATGCCCGAATGTCTCACCGAGCACACGGACGGTTCCTTTTGTTGGAAATTCGTATCCACAAATCACGTTCAAAAGCGCTGTTTTTCCGGCGCCGTTCATCCCGAGCATCGCCCAATGTTCGCCGCGCCTCACTTGCCAATTGATGTCTTTAAGGATGTGTTTATCTCTTTTCAGCGTTAAATGTTCAATATCTATGAGCATCGTCTCCATCCTCCCATTCTATGGAGAATGATAAACGAATCCAATCATTTGTCAATCGCCGACTTCCTTTGCGAATTTGGCTAAAACCGCGTTCAGTTCATTGGAGCGCTTCGTCGGAACTTGGTGGCCGACGCCATCAATATACACAGATTGAACCGGTACCCGGGTTGCACGGGAATAAAAGTCTGCTTGGTATGCTTTGGCATAGGGGTCACGTTTCCCATAGATGAGCAGAAGCGGAGCGGACAGTTCGGGCAATGATTCGCGATAATTAGCTTTTTTGCCCAATTCAAACCAACGTTTTAATGTCTGAGCTTGCACGCTTTTGACAGAGGACGCGATCATACGGCGGGTCGTTTTATTGGATGTGTGTGCCCGGGATAATACCAAAGAAATCAACAATTGCCCTTGTAACGCCGATGTCCATATCCCTAAACGAAGCGCTTGCTTCAATATCCATGTATGTACATCGGGAAAGCCGCCGATTAACACGACACCTGCCGTCCGTTCCGGATAGCGAAGGGCAAAGGCAAGTGCCCCCATGCCTCCTTGTGAGTATCCGCAAACGATGATTCGTTCATCTTTTTCATGCTTTGCAAGCGCACAGGTATCATCTGCCCATTGGTCAATCGTAAGGGCTTGATCTCCGAGTTCGCTCAGCCCGTGGCCACGGGCATTTAACGCGACAACTTTCCTCATTTGCGAAAGAGGGACTTGTTCTCTGAAGATCGTCGCCCCTACCCCCGGCGGATGAAAAAAATAAAGGGGTTGACCATCTCCCTTTTTATCATAATGCAAACGAGTGCCATCAAAACTTTTAAACAAAAACAAGTTGCCACCCCCTAATCATAAGATTTCCGAGAGTGGGCAACTTATGCGCTCTACACTTCTGTGATAAAGCCGAGAGTCGCTTCCACAAGACTTTAAACGCCAAGTGCACTGACAATCAGTACGATGATACCGCCGATATTGTTAAGCTTGACGGAATTCACGTATCCCAAATCAACAGAAGGTCTGTTCCATTCCCATGCTTACTTCGACTACCAAGCACAGCTTTGTTCTCTTTTTATGCCAATGCCGTGCACACTTCGACTTCTGCACACGCCTCTGTTCTATTTTCATGCCAATGAAGCCATCTTTTCGACATATTCGTTTCTCTTTGCCCTCGTTCCATGCCAATGCCGTGCCTGTTTCGACTTGCAATAGTTTAGGCGTACGTGGTCAATTATAGAACACGATCAGTATATGTGCTCCTTTGGCGCGACGTGCAAAAAAGCCCGGGTACGCGAAGTATCCGGGCAACAGACCCACTTATCTCACATCTTTTCAGGTGCATGTACGCCGACGAGCGTAAGGCCGTTGGCGAGCACCGTTTGTGCGGCATTCGCCAACGCCAGCCGCACTTGGGTCAAGGCGGGGGCGTTAGGCTCAACGATTTTTTCTGCATTATAATAACTATGGAACACTGCTGCCAGTTCATGTAAATAATTCGGAATACGGTGCTGGGTATATTGTTCCGCGGCTCCTGCCACTACAGTCGGGAACTCGCCGATTTTTTTCAACAGCTCGTATGCTTTTTCCGATTCGATCAATTTTAAATCAAGTTCGGAATCCAAATCATAAGCGACGCCTTTCTCTTCTGCCTGGCGAAATAAACTGCTTATCCGGGCGTGGGCATATTGCACGTAGTAGACGGGGTTCTCATTGGATTCCTCGACGGCCAGGTCCATATCAAAATCCAAGTGTGTGTCCACACTGCGCATGGCAAAAAAGTAACGGGTCGCATCCAAACCCACTTCTTCGGCCAGTTCTCGCATCGTTACGGCGTTCCCCGTTCGTTTGCTCATTTTCACGCGCTCGCCGCCTTTGACGAGATTGACGTTTTGCCCGACTTGAAAATCCAGTTTCTCTTTCGGATATCCAAGCGCTTGGATTGCTGCATGCATGCGGGCGATATAGCCATGATGGTCAGCGCCGAACAAGTCAACAAGCTTATCAAAACCGCGGTCCAGCTTGTCTTTATGATAGGCGATGTCCGGGAGCAAATACGTGTAGGATCCGTCATTTTTTACGAGGACACGGTCCTTGTCATCGCCATAGCGTGTGGACTGAAACCAAGTTGCCCCATCTTCGTCATAGACTTCTCCATTTGCTCGCAATGTCTCGAGCGTTTCCTCCACTTTTCCTGCCGTATACAACGAAGTTTCGGAAAACCACGTATCAAAAGAAACCCGAAAATCTTTTAGGTCTGTCTTCAATTTTCCAAGTAGATAGTCAAGACCTAGTTTCCGAAAACGTTCCCGTCTCTCCTGTTCCGGCAGCGAGGCAAACGCCTCCCCGTGATCCTGCACCACCTGTTCTGCAATGCCAGTGATATCAGGACCTTGATAAGCATCTTCGGGCATGTCTGCTTCCCTACCGAGCGCTTGCAAATAACGGATATCAAGCGACAAAGCCAATTTATCGATCTGATTGCCGGCGTCGTTTATATAGTACTCGCGCCCGACCGTATACCCGGCCATATCGAGAATATTGCAAAGGGAATCACCGACAGCGGCGCCGCGTGCGTGGCCGAGGTGCAGTGCTCCCGTCGGGTTCGCTGACACAAACTCCACCAATACAGAGGTTCCTTCCCCTACATTGGAGCGCCCGTACGCCGCGCCCTCGTGAAGAACCGTTGGGAGGACCTCACGGAGGAACCTCTGATCAAGGAAAATATTAATAAACCCCGGGCCGGCCACTTCAAGGGTACGCACGGAGGCCTTCTCCTTATCAAAATGTTCAACGATTCCTTCCGCTATCTCCCGCGGGTTCCTTTTCGCCATGCGCGTGAGCTGCATCGCGACGTTCGACGCGTAATCGCCATAATTTTTGTCTTTGGGCGTTTCCAATATTATTTTCGGGATCTCTTCTTTCTTTGCAAAACCTTTCGATATAACAGCTTCGCTTAACGTTTCTCTAATCTTCTGTTTCGTTTCTTCCAAGATGTTCATGTTATGACTCCTTAACATCAATCGCCACCTGATAACTGCCGGCGAATTGTCCTTGTAATTCCAAATCATAATCCAATGTAACATTTAACAGCGATTCATTTGGGCGGTCCACGTGGACATGTTTTGTTTTTGCCAATGTTTCAAATGTCCCATATGGGGTTCCGTAAGAGCCTGATTTCTCTTCCCCTTCCACATAGGCTTGCCGCATGGACACCGCGCCCGAACGAATAATGGTCAGTTCGGATGGCCGCTGAATTTTAATAACGGTTTTCACTTCCCCAATATCTTGCAATTGTTCCGTAAACGTCACATAGGTGCCGCGTTCTTTTTCCACGAGCTCTCCTTTTCCACTCACGTGGATATCTTTTTGTTCCCCGCCCTGTTGAACTTCGGTTGTCATCGATACTTGAATTGGGATGCCTTCCGCCGCCATTAAAGTTTCCCCTTTCCTATTGTAGAGTTTATCCTCTCTGTTTATTGGTTGCAACAGCCAAACATTTGCTATTGACATGTTCGTCGCCGGCTATCCTTATATCCTGCTATTGAAAAAAAAATGAACGAAAAACAAATCGACAAATCATGCCACTTTAGGTAGAATGACAGATGGAGTATTAACCAAGGTAATGCATTTGAAAAACGTATGATGTTGACGACCACTAAGGAAACGGCGGGGAGATGCTTCTCGTTGTTTTTTTCTGGCAGATACCAAGGAGGGCTCGTTTTGTTTAAACATATCGGCGTCGCCGCTATCATCCTCGCTGTCCTCGTCGCTTTTTTCCATATGATCAGTGGCATTATCCTATTCGGAACGGCGCTCTGTTTATTTAGCATCCATTACTTTAAACAAACAAAACGGGATTGGTTTGTCGCCATCGTTTATGTATTACTTGGGATGACGTTAATCGTGTTATCGTTCCTTTATTTATAAAAGAAAATAAAAAAATAAATTTTCCCCCGAAATTTGCCGTGATGGACGTGTCTATGCTTTTTTACAGACCTCCCGAAACACAATTTGTTGTGCCCGATGTTTAACTCCCCTACTATATGTGGTAAGATATAATAGATAATTGAAGATTGGAAGTGGCGAATCATGACGACAGTTTCAACGAAAATTACAAAGGCGAGCGGCTCACGCTCCATGCCATTTGATCGCGAACGGCTGTATAAATTTATCGACGATGTCACGACTGACATTCAAATTCCATCCTATATTGACCAGTATAAAGAAAAAGTCATCAAGACGATTGAAGCAAAAGAGCAGTTTTCCGCTGAAGAAATCACTCAGCTATTACTCTTGACCGCCGCGGAAAACAACGACATCGAAATGCCGGAATGGACGTACGCTGCCTCAAAAATTTTCCTCAGGGACTTGTACAAAAAAGCAGCCTACAACCGAAGCTACGATGCCGAGCAAAAATACGGCAGCTATTACGGCCTGCAAAAACGTCTCGGCCAGTTGGGGATCTATGATCCGATGATTCTCCGGGACTACACACGCGAAGAGATTGAAGAAGCTGCCTCGTTCATTGACCCTGAAAAAGATCACCTTCTTACATATGCCGGATTGCGGACCTTAAATGATCGCTATCTCGCAAAAGGCTTTGATGGGAAGGAGGTCTATGAGTTGCCGCAAGAACGATGGCTCACCATCGCGCTCACGCTTATGTCCCAAGAAGACCGTTCCAAGCGCATGGAACTTGTGAAAGAGGCCTATTGGGCATTATCCAACCTCTATATGACAGTGGCGACGCCGACACTTGCCAACGCCGGCAAGAAAGCGGGGCAACTGTCCAGCTGTTTTATTGACACAGTGGACGATAGCTTGCAAGGCATTTACGACAGCAACACCGACATTGCCAATGTCAGCAAGTACGGTGGCGGCGTTGGGGTTTATATCGGCAAAGTTCGAGCCGCAAACTCAGACATTCGCGGGTATAAAAACACTTCTTCGGGCGTGGTTCCCTGGATCCGCCAAATCAACAATACAGCCGTGAGCGTCGATCAGCTCGGCACACGCGCGGGAGCCGTCGCTGTTTATCTCGATGTGTGGCACGCGGACATTTTTGAATTTCTCGATTTACGTTTGAACAACGGGGATGAGCGCAAGCGCGCCCATGATGTCTTTACAGGTGTCTCCTTGCCCGACGTATTTATGGAAGCGGTCGAGGCGCGCGGCGATTGGTATCTTTTTGATCCGCACGAAGTCCGTAAAGTATTCGGCTGGTCGCTGGAAGACAGCTATGATGAGGAAAAAGGCAACGGCACGTTCCGGGAACGCTATGAGCAATGCGTCCAGTCCAATGAACTGACGAGCCGTAAAAAAGTAAAAGCAATCGATGTGATGAAACGGATCATGCAATCGCAGTTGGAAACCGGCACCCCGTACATGTTCTATCGTGATGAAGTCAACCGCATGAACGCAAACAAACACGAAGGCATCGTTTACAGTTCCAATCTTTGCACGGAAATTATGCAAAATATGTCCGAGACCGTTGTCGTCGAGCAAATCCAAGACGACGGGGAAATTCTCATTCGTAAAAAGCCGGGCGACTTTGTCGTTTGCAACCTTTCATCGATCAATCTGGGACGGGCCGTTAGAGCCAATGTCCTCCCACGCTTGATCCCGATTCAGGTACGAATGCTTGACAACGTCATCAATATCAATCAGCTTCCAGTCGTGCAAGCGCAAATGACCAATCATAAATACCGGGCCATCGGGTTGGGAACGTTCGGTTGGCATCATCTTCTCGCCCAGAACCATATCGCGTGGGATGACGTGCAAGCGGAAAAACTCGCCGATCAGGTCTACGAAGAGATCGCTTATCGCACCATTCAAGCAAGCGCGGACCTCGCGATTGAAAAAGGGGCATACCCTGCTTTTCCGGGTTCGGAATGGGAAAGCGGGCGCTATTTTGAACGGCACGGCTATTTTGATCAAGATGAAGATGCTTCTTTCTCCAACAACGATCATTGGAAAGAATTGGCCGAACAAATCCGGGACACCGGAATTCGCAACGGCTACTTGATGGCCGTCGCGCCAAACAGCAGCACAGCCCTAATCGCCGGCAGCACGCAAGGCATTGATCCGTTCTTTGGGGCTAGCTACGTGGAGGAGAAAAAAGATTACCGGGTGACCGTGACCGCGCCTGATATTGACGGGGAAAACTACAAATACTATGAAAAAAACGCGTTCCAACAAGATCAGTTCGCGAGTATCCGGCACAACGCCGCGCGGCAAAAACACGTCGACCAATCGCAATCCTTTAACCTTTATGTCCCGGCTTCCATCAAGGCGAAAACACTGCTTGATTTGCACTTAACCGCTTGGAAATCGAGGCTAAAAACGACGTATTATGTACGCAGCAGTAAAGTGGATATCCGTGAATGCGAGTGGTGCCAAAGCTGATGGCGCTCCGAAGTGCATTCATTTTATACGAATCTTTAAGCGGCAATACGGCACAACTTTCCATGTTTATTCATCAACTACTGGAATATGATGATACTAACGTCAAACGCATGCCTTTGCGGTCTTTTCTTGACCTGTCCATTGCAGATGCCGACGAAGTGATCCAACAATACGAAACCATCTTCATCGGCACGTACACCGATGATGCCCATCTCCCTCCGGAACCGATTGAAGAGTTAATGGAGACCTACGCGTTCCCCGGTCAACAAATCATTGCTTTCGGTACCGGGGACACGCAATGGGGAGATACGTATTGCCTGGCCGCACACACGATAGCGAAACATTATCAAAGCCCCTATCCGGTGTTGGAAATTGAACAGATGCCCGCGAGAAGCGACGAAGAAAAAATCTATAATTGGTTGGAGGCGATTGATAATGAGCAAACTCATGGAAAAAGTAGCGATTATGGAGCCGGCAAATCCGGTGCGATCCACCGGCATTATTAACGGAAGGTCCAGCGGCATTTTAAACTGGAACGACATTCCATACCCTTCTTTTTACCGCACGTACCGGGAATTGTTATCCAATTTCTGGATTCCGCATGAAGTGAATATGAGCCCGGACCATAAATCCATCATGGAATTATCTTCAGAAGAGCTGCGTGCCTACAAACTAACGATCGGTCTCCTTGCCACGCTGGACACACCGCAAGGACGACTCATTCATGGCGTAAGTGAATATGTCAGCGATGACAGCGTGCACGCGATTGCTGCCGTTATCGCGCAACAGGAAGTCGTTCATAATGAAAGTTACTCTTACGTGCTTTCCAGTTTATTCGGCTTCGAAGACCAAAAACAAATTTTTGAAGACGCGAGAACGAATCCGACGATCATCGCTCGGAATCAACGAATCATGGACGCGTATAACGACTTTATTGAAAACCCGACGGAAGAAAAACTCCTCAACGTTATCATTTATTCACTCATCCTGGAAGGAATCTTCTTTTACAGCGGTTTTGCCTTCTTTTACAACCTGGCCAGACAGCAAAAGATGAATGCAACCGCACAAATCATCAGCTTCATTAACCGTGATGAGCTCGTGCACGGCAAATTCATGTCTGAGTTATTGCGTGCCATCCTGGGCGAAAACCCGCATTTAAACACGCCGGAGTTCACGGACTTTGTAAAAAATGAGTTCCAACACGCGGTTGAATCAGAAATCGCTTGGTCCAATGAAGTGCTCGATGGCATCTTCGGCATTGATCTGGATGAAATGCACACGTATATCCAATACCGTGCCAACAAAATGTTGAAGATGCTTGGATTGGACCCGCTTTATCCGGATGCCCACGATAACACTATGCCCTGGATCAAAGCCTTCGTCGACAATTTCGACGCAACAAAAACCGATTTTTTCGAAGCCCGCAACCGTAGCTACGAAAAAGTAGACGCCGATAATGGGTTTGATGAGTTGTAAAAAAAAAAGAAGGGAGGCTGTCCAATTACAGACAGACCTCCCGCAAGTAGCTAATCATCATTAAAGACTATACTTTATCTTCTAAACAAAATATTTAAAAACTGGGCACCTAGTATAACCTCCCATGGTATAATCATTTCAAGAGCCCCCGGCTGATAAGCAGTGACAACCCTATCACCTCGTGAGCAAGGAGGTGATTGTCATAAGTAGACGACGAAGAAAAAAGCCGAAACAACAAAGAAATGGACACTACGGGCGGTTAAAATCCGTGCACTGGACGGATTCGTCCGATTCGTGTCCAACATCTTGGAATTATTTAAGGCATAAGGGTGAATAGGACATGAGAGCCAACTTGCGTATTGTTCCCCACAAACTTACGCGGGTCACTGGCTCTATGGGTTTTGGTGATTATGGGTTCCTAGAACCCATGCCTGTACGATTATAGTGTATGCCAAAAACAAAAAGATGAAAATTGTGTGATATTCTTTTAAAATGAGAGCTTGTAACATACCTATATGTTAGGCTTGCCATAGAACATGGACATGCCATCCTTAAAAAATTGGGAGGGTAATAATTGAAATATTTTTACATTTTCATAGCTACGTTTTTGATGTCATTGGCCCTTGCGTCCGCGGCTTTCGCACACGCACATCCTGAAGATTTCAACCCCAAGGATGGTGCAACAGTTGAAGAAGAAGTTGAGACGATCACGGTTTTCTTCGATTCAGGCATTGAGTCGGCAACAACGGCTACGGTGGCCGATGATGAAGGAAACGAACATGAACTTGCTGACGAAACGATTGAGGGAAATGATTACATCGCTACCCTTCAAGAACCGCTACCATCGGGAGATTATACGGTAGAATTAACAGTGCTCGCGGAGGACGGGCATACGACCGAAGAAGCATTCACTTTTAGCGTGGATGCCAATGAGGCCGTTGAGGAAGAAGATGCTACAGAAGAAGAGGAAAATGGTACAGAAGAAGCTGAAACTGTTGAAGATGAGGCAGCTACAGAAGAAACCTCTGACGAAGAAAGCGCTGCTGCCGAGACAGCTGAAGGTGGTGATGACGGAGGTGCAGGAGGACTTCTGATCGGCGCTATCGGTATAATCATTGCCGGAGCTATCATCTTCTTTATATTCCGTGGCAGAAAGGCTGCATAAAAACCAATGGTCATCATTGCGAATGCGGTATTGTTCATCACTCTATCACTTTTTATCGGGATTCACATTCTCGAAGCTATATCTGACGATCAGCGGCCGACATTGCGCATTCCGAAATTTCTGCTTCCGGCACTTGCCATTACGATGATCGTTTTTAGCTTTATTCCGGTCGGCCTGATTGCGGAACAAACTGCTGCGATTTCATCGGAACCTTTTCCATCTGTCCTTGTTTCTAGCTTATTCGAGTTTAATATCGGACAAGGGTTTGTCGCGTTCGTCTGTTTTCTTATCATTGTACTCGTTGCACGCTTCACGTTAAAAGCTCGATCCCTTCTCCTACTCCCCGTTTTTGGAATGATTTTGGCTACGAGTTGGAGCTCTCATGCCGCATCCCTCTCTGATCAAGGCTATATATTCGATGTCTTGCACACGACATCAGCGTTATCGTGGACGGGGGTACTCCTCATTGCCAGCTTCTTCTCGATCGGGGAAACCCGCTGGCTCCGCTTTTTTCAATGGTTCACCCCATTTGCGATCACGATGGTGCTTCTTCTCTTCGTGAGCGGAATCGGGATGCTCACGTTCATTACCCCGGAGTACACGAATAGTTGGCTCCTTGAATACGGCCAATGGCAATTGCTGAAGCATTTGCTGTTCATTCCGCTCGTGTTCTATGGATTCGCCCATGGGTTTATCATGAAAAAAAGACTCGATAAACCTATGAAACATGGAAATAAACGCAGACCTCGCTCCTCTTTGCAAATGGAAAGCATCGTGCTTGTTGTTGTTTTTGTCGTCACAGCCATAATGGCTGAACAAGAACCGCCCCATGAAGTTGCGCAGACATTGGAGTTTACGGACGTCTCCGGATTGGCGAGCCAAATAATTGCATCGAACTTGCTTTCAGGTGAAATGGTCCTATGGACCCCGAATATCCCGACCATCCTGCTGGCCGGGGCAGCTATCACCATTCTCATTTTTCTCACCTATAGCGTCGGTACCAGGCGTCCTTTTTGGTTGGCGCCGATCTATATTGCCTTATTTGTGATGACGGGTTACGCGACTCTTATGATAGGTGCGGATGTTGAAACGATAGCCGAAGATACGCCTGAAGATCTTTCCAC
The Salicibibacter kimchii DNA segment above includes these coding regions:
- a CDS encoding M20 metallopeptidase family protein; the protein is MVIQEAEQLLPWLSEVRRDFHMYPELGMDEHRTMDRVCHYLDALNIPYKKNIANTGVVGVIEGNNPDGKTIALRADMDALPIHEKNDVPYRSRHDGKMHACGHDAHMTILLGAAYILTSTRDRLPGNVKLLFQPAEETVGGAAPMIEEGALEHPQVEAVLGLHVAPELPVGNVGVRYGQMNASSDALSLTVNGKGAHAAYPAGGKDAIIIASQVISALQTVVSRNVDARESAVVTFGTVSGGTQPNIIADRVRLQGTMRTLDPKVRAVVLDRIQETVRNVAKGLGGSAELAIEPGYTALINDDEMVDLVKGVGVELLGKDRVTTIPKPSLGVEDFSFFAEEVPGAFYRLGVRNEAKGIVHGGHTSRFDIDEQALAIGAAMQAGNVWGYLNNSRS
- a CDS encoding ABC transporter ATP-binding protein, which encodes MLIDIEHLTLKRDKHILKDINWQVRRGEHWAMLGMNGAGKTALLNVICGYEFPTKGTVRVLGETFGHYPWQELRKKIGWVSFSFSEKMHDQLQNIGLEVVLSGKFASIGLHEYPADEDMAKAKGIMNDLGVGYLEKQPYAHMSQGEKQRMLIGRALMAEPDILLLDEPCNGLDFFAKAQLLHTVEQLAERRETTIIYVTHQVDEILPVFKQTLLIRNGEVFDVGRTDELLTSEKLSEFCRAPVRMQHKNGHYSLEVEEQQ
- a CDS encoding alpha/beta fold hydrolase; amino-acid sequence: MFLFKSFDGTRLHYDKKGDGQPLYFFHPPGVGATIFREQVPLSQMRKVVALNARGHGLSELGDQALTIDQWADDTCALAKHEKDERIIVCGYSQGGMGALAFALRYPERTAGVVLIGGFPDVHTWILKQALRLGIWTSALQGQLLISLVLSRAHTSNKTTRRMIASSVKSVQAQTLKRWFELGKKANYRESLPELSAPLLLIYGKRDPYAKAYQADFYSRATRVPVQSVYIDGVGHQVPTKRSNELNAVLAKFAKEVGD
- the argS gene encoding arginine--tRNA ligase, which encodes MNILEETKQKIRETLSEAVISKGFAKKEEIPKIILETPKDKNYGDYASNVAMQLTRMAKRNPREIAEGIVEHFDKEKASVRTLEVAGPGFINIFLDQRFLREVLPTVLHEGAAYGRSNVGEGTSVLVEFVSANPTGALHLGHARGAAVGDSLCNILDMAGYTVGREYYINDAGNQIDKLALSLDIRYLQALGREADMPEDAYQGPDITGIAEQVVQDHGEAFASLPEQERRERFRKLGLDYLLGKLKTDLKDFRVSFDTWFSETSLYTAGKVEETLETLRANGEVYDEDGATWFQSTRYGDDKDRVLVKNDGSYTYLLPDIAYHKDKLDRGFDKLVDLFGADHHGYIARMHAAIQALGYPKEKLDFQVGQNVNLVKGGERVKMSKRTGNAVTMRELAEEVGLDATRYFFAMRSVDTHLDFDMDLAVEESNENPVYYVQYAHARISSLFRQAEEKGVAYDLDSELDLKLIESEKAYELLKKIGEFPTVVAGAAEQYTQHRIPNYLHELAAVFHSYYNAEKIVEPNAPALTQVRLALANAAQTVLANGLTLVGVHAPEKM
- a CDS encoding DUF1934 domain-containing protein, whose protein sequence is MAAEGIPIQVSMTTEVQQGGEQKDIHVSGKGELVEKERGTYVTFTEQLQDIGEVKTVIKIQRPSELTIIRSGAVSMRQAYVEGEEKSGSYGTPYGTFETLAKTKHVHVDRPNESLLNVTLDYDLELQGQFAGSYQVAIDVKES
- a CDS encoding ribonucleoside-diphosphate reductase subunit alpha, which translates into the protein MTTVSTKITKASGSRSMPFDRERLYKFIDDVTTDIQIPSYIDQYKEKVIKTIEAKEQFSAEEITQLLLLTAAENNDIEMPEWTYAASKIFLRDLYKKAAYNRSYDAEQKYGSYYGLQKRLGQLGIYDPMILRDYTREEIEEAASFIDPEKDHLLTYAGLRTLNDRYLAKGFDGKEVYELPQERWLTIALTLMSQEDRSKRMELVKEAYWALSNLYMTVATPTLANAGKKAGQLSSCFIDTVDDSLQGIYDSNTDIANVSKYGGGVGVYIGKVRAANSDIRGYKNTSSGVVPWIRQINNTAVSVDQLGTRAGAVAVYLDVWHADIFEFLDLRLNNGDERKRAHDVFTGVSLPDVFMEAVEARGDWYLFDPHEVRKVFGWSLEDSYDEEKGNGTFRERYEQCVQSNELTSRKKVKAIDVMKRIMQSQLETGTPYMFYRDEVNRMNANKHEGIVYSSNLCTEIMQNMSETVVVEQIQDDGEILIRKKPGDFVVCNLSSINLGRAVRANVLPRLIPIQVRMLDNVININQLPVVQAQMTNHKYRAIGLGTFGWHHLLAQNHIAWDDVQAEKLADQVYEEIAYRTIQASADLAIEKGAYPAFPGSEWESGRYFERHGYFDQDEDASFSNNDHWKELAEQIRDTGIRNGYLMAVAPNSSTALIAGSTQGIDPFFGASYVEEKKDYRVTVTAPDIDGENYKYYEKNAFQQDQFASIRHNAARQKHVDQSQSFNLYVPASIKAKTLLDLHLTAWKSRLKTTYYVRSSKVDIRECEWCQS